The following proteins come from a genomic window of Mauremys mutica isolate MM-2020 ecotype Southern chromosome 7, ASM2049712v1, whole genome shotgun sequence:
- the ANKRD1 gene encoding ankyrin repeat domain-containing protein 1 isoform X4: MRLNVRRKVTGKKSDNKETGDFLPEDFKNGEYETAVRLEKQDDLKTLPERSLTRGNLTYEKEKKLQAEIKKKKLEERPKLENLQDLEKIIQLKKRKKCTKVKVPILKEPEPEVTTGPVDVPTFLKAALENKLPVIEKYLSDKGDPDACDKHQRTALHRACSEGHLTLVEKLVEAGAQLEFQDMLESTALHWACRGGSLEVLKFLLNKGINRNARDKLLSTPLHVAVRTGQYECAEHLIACEADLNAKDREGDTPLHDAVRLNRYKMIRLLIMYGANLHIKNHEEKTPMDLVLQWQNGTKEIFNSLKENSHKNSHINTF, encoded by the exons GTGACAGGGAAGAAGAGTGACAATAAAGAAACTGGAGATTTCCTTCCTGAGGACTTCAAAAATGGAGAGTATGAAACTGCTGTAAGATTAGAGAAACAAGACGACCTGAAAACACTCCCTGAACGCTCCTTAACCCGaggaaacctgacctatgaaaAGGAGAAAAAGCTACAGGCAGAG ATCAAGAAGAAAAAGCTAGAGGAGAGACCAAAACTTGAAAACTTGCAAGATCTTGAAAAAATTATTCAgctgaagaaaaggaaaaaatgcaCAAAAGTGAAAGTGCCCATTTTAAAGGAACCTGAACCAGAAGTTACT ACAGGACCAGTGGATGTacctacatttttaaaagctgCACTGGAGAATAAATTGCCAGTAATTGAAAAATATCTGTCAGACAAAGGGGATCCAGATGCTTGTGATAAG CATCAACGCACTGCATTGCACAGGGCATGCTCAGAAGGACATCTGACGCTGGTGGAAAAGTTAGTGGAAGCTGGAGCCCAACTTGAGTTCCAAGACATG CTTGAATCTACTGCTCTTCACTGGGCATGTCGTGGGGGAAGCCTGGAAGTTCTGAAATTCCTGCTCAACAAAGGAATAAACAGAAACGCTAGAGACAAG TTGCTCAGTACACCTTTGCATGTGGCTGTAAGGACGGGTCAGTATGAATGTGCTGAGCACCTCATTGCCTGTGAAGCAGACCTCAATGCCAAAGACAGA gaaGGAGACACACCACTTCATGATGCAGTGAGGCTGAATCGTTATAAAATGATTAGACTCCTGATTATGTATGGAGCAAATCTACATATAAAGAACCAT GAAGAGAAAACCCCTATGGATCTTGTTCTTCAGTGGCAGAATGGCACCAAAGAGATATTCAACAGCCTTAAAGAGAACTCCCACAAGAACTCCCATATAAACACATTCTGA
- the ANKRD1 gene encoding ankyrin repeat domain-containing protein 1 isoform X1, which translates to MESGFHPKRLLQGHTRNKDSILHPLKSMVTGKKSDNKETGDFLPEDFKNGEYETAVRLEKQDDLKTLPERSLTRGNLTYEKEKKLQAEIKKKKLEERPKLENLQDLEKIIQLKKRKKCTKVKVPILKEPEPEVTTGPVDVPTFLKAALENKLPVIEKYLSDKGDPDACDKHQRTALHRACSEGHLTLVEKLVEAGAQLEFQDMLESTALHWACRGGSLEVLKFLLNKGINRNARDKLLSTPLHVAVRTGQYECAEHLIACEADLNAKDREGDTPLHDAVRLNRYKMIRLLIMYGANLHIKNHEEKTPMDLVLQWQNGTKEIFNSLKENSHKNSHINTF; encoded by the exons GTGACAGGGAAGAAGAGTGACAATAAAGAAACTGGAGATTTCCTTCCTGAGGACTTCAAAAATGGAGAGTATGAAACTGCTGTAAGATTAGAGAAACAAGACGACCTGAAAACACTCCCTGAACGCTCCTTAACCCGaggaaacctgacctatgaaaAGGAGAAAAAGCTACAGGCAGAG ATCAAGAAGAAAAAGCTAGAGGAGAGACCAAAACTTGAAAACTTGCAAGATCTTGAAAAAATTATTCAgctgaagaaaaggaaaaaatgcaCAAAAGTGAAAGTGCCCATTTTAAAGGAACCTGAACCAGAAGTTACT ACAGGACCAGTGGATGTacctacatttttaaaagctgCACTGGAGAATAAATTGCCAGTAATTGAAAAATATCTGTCAGACAAAGGGGATCCAGATGCTTGTGATAAG CATCAACGCACTGCATTGCACAGGGCATGCTCAGAAGGACATCTGACGCTGGTGGAAAAGTTAGTGGAAGCTGGAGCCCAACTTGAGTTCCAAGACATG CTTGAATCTACTGCTCTTCACTGGGCATGTCGTGGGGGAAGCCTGGAAGTTCTGAAATTCCTGCTCAACAAAGGAATAAACAGAAACGCTAGAGACAAG TTGCTCAGTACACCTTTGCATGTGGCTGTAAGGACGGGTCAGTATGAATGTGCTGAGCACCTCATTGCCTGTGAAGCAGACCTCAATGCCAAAGACAGA gaaGGAGACACACCACTTCATGATGCAGTGAGGCTGAATCGTTATAAAATGATTAGACTCCTGATTATGTATGGAGCAAATCTACATATAAAGAACCAT GAAGAGAAAACCCCTATGGATCTTGTTCTTCAGTGGCAGAATGGCACCAAAGAGATATTCAACAGCCTTAAAGAGAACTCCCACAAGAACTCCCATATAAACACATTCTGA
- the ANKRD1 gene encoding ankyrin repeat domain-containing protein 1 isoform X5, giving the protein MAGVTGKKSDNKETGDFLPEDFKNGEYETAVRLEKQDDLKTLPERSLTRGNLTYEKEKKLQAEIKKKKLEERPKLENLQDLEKIIQLKKRKKCTKVKVPILKEPEPEVTTGPVDVPTFLKAALENKLPVIEKYLSDKGDPDACDKHQRTALHRACSEGHLTLVEKLVEAGAQLEFQDMLESTALHWACRGGSLEVLKFLLNKGINRNARDKLLSTPLHVAVRTGQYECAEHLIACEADLNAKDREGDTPLHDAVRLNRYKMIRLLIMYGANLHIKNHEEKTPMDLVLQWQNGTKEIFNSLKENSHKNSHINTF; this is encoded by the exons ATGGCTGGA GTGACAGGGAAGAAGAGTGACAATAAAGAAACTGGAGATTTCCTTCCTGAGGACTTCAAAAATGGAGAGTATGAAACTGCTGTAAGATTAGAGAAACAAGACGACCTGAAAACACTCCCTGAACGCTCCTTAACCCGaggaaacctgacctatgaaaAGGAGAAAAAGCTACAGGCAGAG ATCAAGAAGAAAAAGCTAGAGGAGAGACCAAAACTTGAAAACTTGCAAGATCTTGAAAAAATTATTCAgctgaagaaaaggaaaaaatgcaCAAAAGTGAAAGTGCCCATTTTAAAGGAACCTGAACCAGAAGTTACT ACAGGACCAGTGGATGTacctacatttttaaaagctgCACTGGAGAATAAATTGCCAGTAATTGAAAAATATCTGTCAGACAAAGGGGATCCAGATGCTTGTGATAAG CATCAACGCACTGCATTGCACAGGGCATGCTCAGAAGGACATCTGACGCTGGTGGAAAAGTTAGTGGAAGCTGGAGCCCAACTTGAGTTCCAAGACATG CTTGAATCTACTGCTCTTCACTGGGCATGTCGTGGGGGAAGCCTGGAAGTTCTGAAATTCCTGCTCAACAAAGGAATAAACAGAAACGCTAGAGACAAG TTGCTCAGTACACCTTTGCATGTGGCTGTAAGGACGGGTCAGTATGAATGTGCTGAGCACCTCATTGCCTGTGAAGCAGACCTCAATGCCAAAGACAGA gaaGGAGACACACCACTTCATGATGCAGTGAGGCTGAATCGTTATAAAATGATTAGACTCCTGATTATGTATGGAGCAAATCTACATATAAAGAACCAT GAAGAGAAAACCCCTATGGATCTTGTTCTTCAGTGGCAGAATGGCACCAAAGAGATATTCAACAGCCTTAAAGAGAACTCCCACAAGAACTCCCATATAAACACATTCTGA
- the ANKRD1 gene encoding ankyrin repeat domain-containing protein 1 isoform X3: MMMLKVEELVTGKKSDNKETGDFLPEDFKNGEYETAVRLEKQDDLKTLPERSLTRGNLTYEKEKKLQAEIKKKKLEERPKLENLQDLEKIIQLKKRKKCTKVKVPILKEPEPEVTTGPVDVPTFLKAALENKLPVIEKYLSDKGDPDACDKHQRTALHRACSEGHLTLVEKLVEAGAQLEFQDMLESTALHWACRGGSLEVLKFLLNKGINRNARDKLLSTPLHVAVRTGQYECAEHLIACEADLNAKDREGDTPLHDAVRLNRYKMIRLLIMYGANLHIKNHEEKTPMDLVLQWQNGTKEIFNSLKENSHKNSHINTF, encoded by the exons ATGATGATGCTGAAAGTAGAGGAGCTG GTGACAGGGAAGAAGAGTGACAATAAAGAAACTGGAGATTTCCTTCCTGAGGACTTCAAAAATGGAGAGTATGAAACTGCTGTAAGATTAGAGAAACAAGACGACCTGAAAACACTCCCTGAACGCTCCTTAACCCGaggaaacctgacctatgaaaAGGAGAAAAAGCTACAGGCAGAG ATCAAGAAGAAAAAGCTAGAGGAGAGACCAAAACTTGAAAACTTGCAAGATCTTGAAAAAATTATTCAgctgaagaaaaggaaaaaatgcaCAAAAGTGAAAGTGCCCATTTTAAAGGAACCTGAACCAGAAGTTACT ACAGGACCAGTGGATGTacctacatttttaaaagctgCACTGGAGAATAAATTGCCAGTAATTGAAAAATATCTGTCAGACAAAGGGGATCCAGATGCTTGTGATAAG CATCAACGCACTGCATTGCACAGGGCATGCTCAGAAGGACATCTGACGCTGGTGGAAAAGTTAGTGGAAGCTGGAGCCCAACTTGAGTTCCAAGACATG CTTGAATCTACTGCTCTTCACTGGGCATGTCGTGGGGGAAGCCTGGAAGTTCTGAAATTCCTGCTCAACAAAGGAATAAACAGAAACGCTAGAGACAAG TTGCTCAGTACACCTTTGCATGTGGCTGTAAGGACGGGTCAGTATGAATGTGCTGAGCACCTCATTGCCTGTGAAGCAGACCTCAATGCCAAAGACAGA gaaGGAGACACACCACTTCATGATGCAGTGAGGCTGAATCGTTATAAAATGATTAGACTCCTGATTATGTATGGAGCAAATCTACATATAAAGAACCAT GAAGAGAAAACCCCTATGGATCTTGTTCTTCAGTGGCAGAATGGCACCAAAGAGATATTCAACAGCCTTAAAGAGAACTCCCACAAGAACTCCCATATAAACACATTCTGA
- the ANKRD1 gene encoding ankyrin repeat domain-containing protein 1 isoform X2 translates to MSAHCSMQTVLVTGKKSDNKETGDFLPEDFKNGEYETAVRLEKQDDLKTLPERSLTRGNLTYEKEKKLQAEIKKKKLEERPKLENLQDLEKIIQLKKRKKCTKVKVPILKEPEPEVTTGPVDVPTFLKAALENKLPVIEKYLSDKGDPDACDKHQRTALHRACSEGHLTLVEKLVEAGAQLEFQDMLESTALHWACRGGSLEVLKFLLNKGINRNARDKLLSTPLHVAVRTGQYECAEHLIACEADLNAKDREGDTPLHDAVRLNRYKMIRLLIMYGANLHIKNHEEKTPMDLVLQWQNGTKEIFNSLKENSHKNSHINTF, encoded by the exons ATGTCTGCACACTGCAGCATGCAGACTGTGCTT GTGACAGGGAAGAAGAGTGACAATAAAGAAACTGGAGATTTCCTTCCTGAGGACTTCAAAAATGGAGAGTATGAAACTGCTGTAAGATTAGAGAAACAAGACGACCTGAAAACACTCCCTGAACGCTCCTTAACCCGaggaaacctgacctatgaaaAGGAGAAAAAGCTACAGGCAGAG ATCAAGAAGAAAAAGCTAGAGGAGAGACCAAAACTTGAAAACTTGCAAGATCTTGAAAAAATTATTCAgctgaagaaaaggaaaaaatgcaCAAAAGTGAAAGTGCCCATTTTAAAGGAACCTGAACCAGAAGTTACT ACAGGACCAGTGGATGTacctacatttttaaaagctgCACTGGAGAATAAATTGCCAGTAATTGAAAAATATCTGTCAGACAAAGGGGATCCAGATGCTTGTGATAAG CATCAACGCACTGCATTGCACAGGGCATGCTCAGAAGGACATCTGACGCTGGTGGAAAAGTTAGTGGAAGCTGGAGCCCAACTTGAGTTCCAAGACATG CTTGAATCTACTGCTCTTCACTGGGCATGTCGTGGGGGAAGCCTGGAAGTTCTGAAATTCCTGCTCAACAAAGGAATAAACAGAAACGCTAGAGACAAG TTGCTCAGTACACCTTTGCATGTGGCTGTAAGGACGGGTCAGTATGAATGTGCTGAGCACCTCATTGCCTGTGAAGCAGACCTCAATGCCAAAGACAGA gaaGGAGACACACCACTTCATGATGCAGTGAGGCTGAATCGTTATAAAATGATTAGACTCCTGATTATGTATGGAGCAAATCTACATATAAAGAACCAT GAAGAGAAAACCCCTATGGATCTTGTTCTTCAGTGGCAGAATGGCACCAAAGAGATATTCAACAGCCTTAAAGAGAACTCCCACAAGAACTCCCATATAAACACATTCTGA